In Mangrovibacterium diazotrophicum, one genomic interval encodes:
- a CDS encoding winged helix-turn-helix transcriptional regulator, with the protein MKNYNNVENCPVRNVIDRIGDKWSMLVLLVLEEGEVMRFSEIHKTIETISQKMLTVTLKALEADGLVSRTVYPQIPPKVEYQLTERGKSLLPHLHSLVGWAVDNMVNIKQSRKEYAAELS; encoded by the coding sequence ATGAAAAATTATAATAACGTTGAAAATTGCCCGGTCCGCAATGTGATTGACCGGATTGGTGACAAGTGGTCGATGCTTGTTTTACTGGTGTTGGAAGAAGGTGAAGTGATGCGTTTTTCGGAGATTCACAAAACCATTGAAACCATTTCGCAGAAAATGTTGACTGTTACTTTGAAAGCACTCGAAGCCGACGGTTTGGTTAGCCGCACTGTTTACCCGCAGATTCCGCCTAAGGTTGAATACCAGCTGACTGAACGCGGCAAAAGCCTGTTGCCTCATCTGCACAGCCTGGTCGGCTGGGCGGTTGATAACATGGTTAACATCAAGCAATCAAGGAAGGAATATGCTGCAGAGTTGAGCTAA
- a CDS encoding Crp/Fnr family transcriptional regulator encodes MDEKIIEFISQYVSLTPEEIDIIKSQNLINFYPRGTVLLSEGERAKDCYFVLQGCVRSYYLVDGEDKTTEFFTENQTINPVSYLMKEPSSYYLSCLEDCVIALGNEERNRELMNKVPKLGAMVVNLSGELLSQKQDTLDDFKKMSPEMRYLKLLDSRPDLFQRVPLYHIASYLGITPVSLSRMRKRISGGS; translated from the coding sequence ATGGATGAAAAAATTATCGAATTCATTTCTCAATATGTATCGCTAACTCCAGAGGAAATTGACATTATCAAGTCGCAGAACCTGATTAATTTTTATCCGCGAGGCACGGTGCTCTTGTCGGAGGGCGAACGGGCAAAAGATTGTTATTTTGTGTTGCAAGGCTGTGTGCGTAGTTATTACCTCGTTGACGGGGAAGATAAAACCACGGAGTTTTTTACAGAAAATCAAACGATTAATCCGGTCAGCTATTTAATGAAGGAACCTTCATCCTACTATTTGTCCTGCCTGGAAGATTGTGTTATCGCCCTTGGGAACGAAGAGAGAAACAGGGAATTGATGAATAAAGTACCAAAGCTGGGGGCGATGGTTGTTAACCTGAGTGGCGAACTGTTGTCGCAAAAGCAAGACACCTTGGACGATTTTAAAAAGATGAGTCCCGAGATGCGGTATCTTAAACTGCTGGACAGCCGTCCGGACCTGTTTCAACGGGTGCCACTATACCACATTGCTTCTTATTTGGGTATTACGCCTGTCTCGCTGAGCCGGATGAGAAAACGCATAAGCGGCGGTTCGTAA